A section of the Salmo trutta chromosome 4, fSalTru1.1, whole genome shotgun sequence genome encodes:
- the LOC115191902 gene encoding cytochrome P450 4V2, which yields MRCSQQVSDTHSEATYYPEMAIVLGAYTLGLLGVSLFISILTYATYQLLSSYLYKWREMKPIPEIEGTYPLIGNALQFKSNAGDFFRQVIGYTEQFRDSPLLKIWIGPVPFLVLFHAETIETVLNNPVHMDKAYAYKFLHPWLGTGLLTSTGDKWRRRRKLLTPTFHFSILTEFLEVMNEQAEVLVEKLDKEAGKGPFNCFNHVTLCALDIICETAMGKKIYAQSNYDSEYVRCVYKMSDIITRRQRMPWFWPDLFYNYFGEGWEHNRSLKVLHSFTSNVIYERAEYIAYIESDSESDQGMRKRRAFLDMLLKTTDEEGNKLTHQDIQEEVDTFMFRGHDTTAAAMNWAIHLLGSHPEVQRKVQQELQEVFGVSDRPINTEDLKKLRYLECVIKESLRLFPSVPFFARSICEDCHINGFKVPKGANAIIMPYSLHRDPRHFPQPEEFRPERFMPENCVGRHPYAFIPFSAGLRNCIGQRFAVMEEKVILASILRYFNVEACQKREDLRPLGELILRPEKGIWIKLEKRKQQH from the exons ATGAGGTGTAGCCAGCAGGTCTCAGACACTCATTCGGAGGCCACGTACTACCCAGAGATGGCGATAGTTTTGGGGGCTTACACGTTGGGGCTGCTGGGGGTGAGCCTCTTCATTTCAATTCTGACCTACGCCACCTACCAGCTACTCAGCAGTTATCTGTATAAATGGAGGGAGATGAAGCCCATACCAGAGATTGAAGGCACATACCCCCTCATAGGGAACGCATTGCAGTTCAAATCCAACGccggag ATTTCTTCCGTCAAGTCATTGGCTACACAGAGCAGTTCAGGGACTCCCCACTGTTGAAGATTTGGATCGGACCAGTACCCTTCCTCGTGCTGTTCCATGCAGAAACCATTGAG ACGGTTCTTAACAACCCTGTTCATATGGACAAGGCCTATGCTTACAAGTTCTTACACCCTTGGCTCGGCACTGGTCTACTAACCAG CACGGGGGACAAGTGGCGGCGGCGGCGGAAGTTGCTCACCCCCACCTTCCACTTCTCCATCCTGACGGAGTTCCTGGAGGTGATGAACGAGCAGGCCGAGGTGCTGGTGGAGAAGCTGGACAAGGAGGCAGGCAAGGGCCCCTTCAACTGCTTCAACCACGTCACCCTCTGTGCCCTCGACATCATCTGTG AGACTGCAATGGGGAAGAAAATCTACGCTCAGAGTAACTATGACTCAGAGTATGTCCGATGTGTGTACAA GATGAGTGACATCATCACACGGCGACAGAGAATGCCGTGGTTCTGGCCTGACTTGTTTTACAACTACTTTGGCGAGGGCTGGGAGCACAACAGGAGCCTCAAGGTCCTCCACTCCTTCACCTCCAAT GTCATCTACGAGAGGGCGGAATACATCGCCTACATCGAGTCGGACAGCGAATCGGACCAGGGAATGAGGAAGAGGCGGGCCTTCCTGGACATGCTGCTGAAGACCACGGACGAGGAAGGCAACAAGCTCACCCACCAGGACATCCAGGAGGAAGTGGACACCTTCATGTTCAGG GGTCATGACACTACAGCCGCAGCCATGAATTGGGCCATTCACCTGCTGGGCTCCCATCCAGAGGTTCAGAGGAAGGTTCAACAAGAGCTTCAGGAGGTGTTCG GTGTGTCCGACCGGCCAATAAACACAGAGGATCTGAAGAAGCTGCGCTACCTGGAGTGTGTCATCAAAGAGTCCCTGCGCCTGTTCCCCTCCGTCCCGTTCTTCGCCCGCAGCATCTGTGAAGACTGCCACATCA ATGGTTTCAAGGTTCCCAAAGGTGCCAATGCCATCATCATGCCCTACTCCCTTCACCGCGACCCGCGCCACTTCCCCCAGCCTGAAGAGTTCCGCCCGGAACGCTTCATGCCGGAAAACTGCGTTGGGAGACATCCTTATGCCTTCATCCCCTTCTCTGCTGGACTCCGCAATTGCATCG GTCAGCGATTTGCCgtgatggaggagaaggtgaTCCTGGCGTCCATCTTGCGCTACTTCAACGTGGAGGCGTGTCAGAAGCGCGAGGACCTCCGTCCACTAGGGGAGCTCATTCTTCGCCCCGAGAAAGGCATCTGGATCAAACTTGAGAAGAGGAAGCAGCAGCACTAG